A window of Deinococcus detaillensis genomic DNA:
TGACGCCGTATCTGGGCGAGGTGGGCGGCGCGGCGGCGGCAACGGTGGTGGTGCTGCTGATTATCACGGTGCTGCAAGTGGTGTTGGGCGAGCTTCTGCCCAAGACCGTGGCCCTGCGTTACCCGGAGCGGCTGGCGCTGGCGCTGCTAAAACCGATGCAGTTTAGCTTGGTGTTGTTCAGGCCCCTAATTACGCTGCTCAACGGCGCGGCCTCGCAAATTCTGCGGCGCGTCGGGGTGGGCGGCGAACACAGTCACACCCACGTCCACTCCCCCGACGAGTTGCAGGCGCTGTTTAGTGCCAGCGCCAAAGGCGGCCTGATTGACGCCGCCGAGCGGCAAATGCTGGCAGGGGTGCTGAACATTGAAGACCGGGTGGTGCGCGAAATCATGACGCCGCGCACCCGCCTAGTGACGGTGGGGCACGCCGAACACCTCGCCGACGCGCTGGGACGGCTGTCCACCAGCGCTTACACCCGCTTTCCGGTGATCGGTGAGGGCGGGATAGATGACGTGGTGGGCGTGGTGAATTTGCGGACGCTGTATTTGCGCTCGCGCCAGCGGCCCGAAGCGGCAGTCGCCACGATCATGTATAAGCCGCTGATCGTGGCCGACGCCACCGCCGTGCCGCTGCTATGGCGCAAGCTGCGTGAGGCTGGCCGCCACAGCGCCATAGTGGTGGACGAATACGGCGGCGTGGCGGGCATGGTCACGCTCGAAGACGCCATCGAAGAAATTTTCGGCGACCTTCAAGACGAGTTTGACCAAGAAGACGAGGCCTACAGCCAAGTCGAGCGGCGCGTCAGCGTGCGCGGGGACTTACTGATTGACGACGTGAACGCCGAGTTGCGCTTGGAGCTGCCCACTGAAGAAGCCGACACCATCAGCGGGCTGATCTGGGCCGAGATGGGGCGGCTGCCGATGGTGGGCGACGAAGTACGGGTGGGCGAGTTGGTGATGCGGGTCGAGAGTATGGAGCGCCGCGCTGTGCGCCGCATCAGCTTTGACCGTGAAGACAACCAGAGCATCATCGTCACCTCCAAAAAGCGGGGCGAAGCGTGAGCACCTACCTCGTGCCGATCCTCATTATTCTGGTGCTGGTCGTTGTCAACGGTGTGTTCGTGGCGGCTGAATTCTCGCTGTTGGCCGCCAGAGTATCGCGCCTGGAGAGTCTTGCCAAAGAAGGCAATGCCGCCGCCCGCGCCCTGACCCAAGTGATGAGCAGCGCCCAGAACAAAGACCGCTATATCGCCGTGGCGCAACTCGGCATTACGCTTGCCAGCATCGGGCTGGGCATGTACGGCGAACACGAACTGGCAGGCTGGCTCTACGCGCCTTTTGAGCGGCTGGGACTCGGCGAGGGCGCGGCGCACTCGGCCGGAGCAGTGATCAGCTTGCTGGCCATCACCTTTATGCATATTGTCTTCGGTGAGATGATTCCCAAGGGGCTGGCGCTGCAACTGCCCGAATCCACCAGCTTGAGTGTCAGCCCGCTGATGCGCTTATTTGCAGTGATTTTTGCGCCGCTGGTGTGGCTGCTCAGCGGCATGGCCGTGGGGCTGATGCGGCTTTTGGGCATCCGCGATCCGGGTGAAAACAGCTTCCTGTATTCCAGCCGCGAACTGGCAATTGTGACCCGCGAGAGCGCTGAAGGCGGGCAAATTGACGACGCCCAGCAAAACCTGATTCAAAATATCTTCGCGCTCGAAGACCACACTGCCGCCGAGCTGATGACGCCGCGCACCCGCCTCAAAGCCCTTTCCATCAGCGCCAGCGCCGAAGCCATTCACACCCTGATCGCCGAGGCTCCGCGCAGCCGCTTCCCGGTCTACGAAGAGAGCCTAGACAACATCGTGGGCGTGCTGCACATCAAAGACTTCATTCGCGCCCGCAGCTTGCTGGGAAACAAAGCCGGTGCGGGCGCGGGATTTAATTTGCGCCGCCTGCTCCGCAAACTGCCCAGCGTGGCCGAGTCGGAGACGGCGGAAGATTTGCTGGCCCTCTTCAAACGCGAGCGGGTTCACGCCGCTTTAGTGGTCGACGAATACGGCGGCACACTGGGCTTTGTCACGATGGACGACCTGATCGAAGACGTGATCGAGCTGGACGAAGACGACCCACGCATCATCCACAACCCCGACGGCTCGTACAGCTTGGACGGCGAAGTGACACTTTCGGAGCTGCGCGACGACCTCGGCTTCAAGCTGGTGTCTGACGACGCCAACACGGTGGCGGGCTTGGTGCTGGCCGCTTACGGCACCTTGCCGCCTGCCGGCATCACGGTACACGTGCAGAACGTGGATTTGACCGCCGAAGCGGTGGAGGGCCTCAGAATCACGCGGGTACGGCTGCGGCAAGTGGACGGCGTTTGAGGGTGTAAGCAGGCGGTAAAAGGCGCTCTAGGCCACCACGCTTATTTCGCTCTTTATCGAAACAAAGTAAGCTTATTTAGAGGAATGACGAAATGAGCGAACAGATCTTCACCGACCCGACCCACTTTTTTGAAAGCACCCTCAGCCGCTTGATCGGCAATGCCGAGCGTGATCTGGCGCTGGCCCAAGCGGAAGGCGAAGCACTGACCGCCACCAAAGCGCGGGTGCGCTTAGACACCCTTCAGGCTACACTGGAGATTCACCGCGCAGGCTTCAAAGTGGTGGAGCGCCAACAACTCAAAATTCGCCGAGCAGCGCCTTGAATAACGTTCAAGACGCCGCCGACTTCTTCAAAGCGCTGTCGCATCCAGCCCGTGTGCTTTTGGTTCGGCTGACTTGGGAACGCGCCCGCAGCGGCGAAGAGCTGTGCAAGCTGCTGAATTTGTCGGCGGCCACGGTCAGCCACCACCTCGCGCAGCTCGACGACGCCGGACTGATCACGGCGGAGCAGTCGGGCCACCACCGCTTTTACCGGGCGCACCAAGCCGCCTTCGCGCCCACACTGGCGCAACTGGTGCGGGCCGAATCAAAGCAACCTCCTTCCCGAACCGAAGCCGAGCGCTACCGTGCCAAGGTCATTCAGACGTTCCTCAAAGGTGGCAAGCTCAGCGCCATTCCTGCTCAGCGCAAAAAGCGGGACGTCATTTTAGAAGTGCTGGTCAACGAATTTGAAGTGGGCCGCGAGTACCCGGAGCGCGAAGTCAACGAACTTCTGGGCACGTATCACCCTGACTTTTTTACCTTGCGCCGTGAACTAATTATGCGCGGACTGTTGGAGCGCGGCAACGGTGTGTACTGGCGGCCCACTGAACAAGCGGCCGTCAACCCACTTGCGCAGGAGGCGTAGCATGAGCGGCATGACTTCCTCTCACCCAGCTTCCAGCACCGCCCCAGATTCCAACACTGCCGACTTTCAACGCCTCCTCGCGGGCTACGCCGAACTGCTGGTCAAGGTAGGCGTCAACCTGCAACCGGGCGGCAAACTGCTGGTCAATGCGCCGCTGGAAGCGGCCGATCTGGCCCGGCTGGTGGCCCGCAGCGCTTATCAGGCCGGAGCGTTGAGCGTGGTGGTGCGTTACGTTGACGAGCAACTCGCCCGCCTCAAGATGGACGCCGCTCCCGACGCGGCCATCGAGTATGTTCCGTCGTGGCTCCCCGACGAAGCCCTCAGGATGATCGAAGACAGCTATTCCTTCCTGACACTGGACGGCAGCGACCCCGATCTGATGGCCGGAGCCGACCCGGAACGGCTGGCCAAAACGGCCACGCTGCGGGCCGCCGTCATGCGCCCAGTCAGTCAAAAAATGATGGGCTTCGAGGCGGCGTGGTGCATCGGGGCAATCAGCATTCCGAGCTGGGCCATCAAGGTCTACCCCGAACTCGCGCCGGAAGAAGCGGTTTCGGCTCTCTGGCGCGACATTTTCAAGGTGACGCGGGCCGACACGCCTGATCCGGTGGCGGCGTGGCAAGCCCACATCGCCCGGCTGGGCAAGGTGCGCGACTTTCTGAATACCCAGCACTTTGCGTCGCTGCATTTTGCCGACCCGAACGGCGAAACCGACCTGACGGTGGGGCTGGCCGAGGGCCACCTCTGGGCAGGCGTGGAAGACCACACCAAGGCGGGCGTGAAAATCGTGCCGAACATGCCCACCGACGAAGTGTTCACCGCGCCGCACCGAGACCGGGTCGACGGCGTGGCGGTGGCCAGCAAGCCGCTCCTGGTCAGGGGTGAGACGGTGGAGGGCATTCGGGTGCGCTTTGAGAGCGGCAAGGTGGTGGAGGCCAGCGCCCACAGCGGCGAGGCGACTTTCCTCAAGCTGCTCGACACCGACGAGGGTGCGCGGCACATCGGGGAAGTGGCGCTGGTGGCGGCCAGCGCTCCCGTCGCGCAGACCGGACGACTCTTCTACAACACCCTCTTTGACGAGAATGCCGCCTCACACCTCGCCCTGGGCCGCGCCTACCCCTTTACGTTTAGCCAAGACCCAGCCCAGAGCGGCGGCAACGACTCACTAATTCACGAAGACTGGATGATCGGCACGCCCAGCATGAACGTGGACGGTGTGAAGCCAGACGGCAGCCGCGTGACGCTGATGCGCGGCGGCGAGTGGGCCATCGAGGGCCTGACGACCTGAACCCCTGACAACTCGAAGCAAAGTGAATGGAGCGACCAGTATGACCCAGACTCAGCCCCGCGCTTACAAGAACTTCACGCCCAGAATGGGTATTTACGTGCTACGCTGCCCAGCTTCCGACCTGACGTTGCTGGATTTCAGCCCTCACGTGGAAGGCGGCGTCAACCGTGTGCGCTTTCAGCTCGACGCTGGAGTGTATCCAGACAAAGACATTCAGCGGCGCTGGACAGAAAGGGGGCCGGACGCCTTCGAGCTTGAGGTGCTGGATGAACTCGCCTACGATCCCAGCAAGCCAGCCGATCACGACTACAGCGCCGAACTCACCGAACTCGAAGCCCTGCACCGCGAGCGTCTGAGACTCGTGCTCAGACCCAGGAACGCCCGAGGCCTGCGCTGAAGACGTGTTGGTATGGGTCCAGATTCTCCTGACCCTGGCAGGTGTCTCGCTACCGATTTTGCCGGGGCTGGGCTTCTGGCTTCAGCCCGGCGCGGCGTAAAGTCGGGGCTGGCTACGTCACCGGGTCTTTCTCCCCTACCTCAAACCTCCTGCGCCACCGAGCGCCCGGCTATCCGCCCACTGAACAGGCAGCCGCCCAAAAAGGTGCCCTCCAGAGCGCGGTAGCCGTGAACGCCGCCGCCGCCGAAACCCGCCACCTCGCCTGCCGCGTAGAGGCCCGGCATCACCGCGCCGCCGGGAGCCAAAACCCTGGCTTGCAAATCGGTTTCCAGTCCCCCCAAGGTTTTGCGGGTCAGGATGTTCATCTTGACGGCAATCAGCGGCCCGTCCGCCGGATTAAGGATCGGAGCGGGCCTCACCACCCGCGTCAGGCGCTCACTGAGCAGGGCGCGGGCCGACCGGACGAGGGCGAGTTGGGTGTCTTTCCCCACGTCGTTGTGGGTTTGGATGTCGCGCTCACGGACTTCTCGCTCCACCGTTTCGTAGTTCACGGCCTCGTTACCGATCAGCTCATTCATGCCGCGCACCAGATCGGGCAAGTTGGAACGCACCACGAAGTCGGCTCCATGATCCATAAACGCTTGCACCGGCCCCTGCACGTTACGGCCTGCCCGTTTCAGCGACAAGCCGATATCGCGGTTGGTCCAATCCGGGTTCTGCTCGCTGCCCGATAAGCTAAATTCCTTTTTGATGATGGCCCGGTTGAGCAAAAACCAGGTGTAGGGATAGCCATTTCGGGTGATGTGCTGCAAGGTGCCGAGCGTGTCGAAGCCGGGATAATGGGGAAATGGCAGCCGCCGCCCGCTGGGATCGAGCCACAGGCTGCTCGGCCCCGGCAGCACCCGGATGCCGTGACCCGGCCAAATCGGATTCCAGTTCCGAATCCCCTCGGTGTAGTGCCACATCCGGTCCGGGTTGATCAAGCTGGCTCCAGCGGCCTGGGCGGCGAGTTGCATCTGGCCGTCCACATGCGCCGGAACACCCGTGATCATGAAGGCGGGAGCGGGGCCGAGACGCTCGGTGGGCCAGTTTTGCCTCACCAGTTCGGGGTTGCCGCCGATGCCGCCGGACGTGAGAATGGTCGCCCCCGCCGTCAAGTCGAACTCGCCCACCACCACCCTTGAGCTGCGCTCGCCCCGCGCCGCCTCCGAGGATTCCAATACGTCGCCGTGAACGCCGGTCACTCGCCCCGCCGAGAGGGTCAGTCCACGTACCCGGTGGCGAAAAGCAAACTGGATGCGCCCCGCCTGAACGTGCTGGCGCACCCGCCGCTCGAACGGTTCGACAATGCCCGGCCCGCTGCCCCAGACGATGTGAAACCTCGGCACGCTGTTGCCGGGGCCGCCCGCGCCCTGTCCACCGCGCTCGGCCCAGCCCACCGCCGGAAAAAACTGAACGCCTTGAGATCTCAGCCAACTGCGTTTCTCGCCCGCCGCGAACGCCAGGTACGCCTGCGCCCACTGACGCGGCCAGTGATCCTCGGGCCGGTCAAAGCCCGCCGTGTTGAGCCAATCTTGGCTGGCCAGCTCGTGCGAATCATGGATGCCGAGGCGACGCTGCTCCGGCGAGTCCACCAAAAAAAGGCCGCCCAACGACCAGAAGGCTTGACCGCCGAGACTTTGCTCACCTTCTTGGTCGAGCAGCAGCACTGTTTTGCCCGCGTCGGCGACTTCGGCGGCGGCCACCAGCCCCGCGAGGCCCGCGCCCACCACGATCACATCGGCTGGTTGTAAGGTCATGCGCTCAGCTTAGCTCAGGCTTGAGAACTGTTTGTGGTTCCAGCTCAGTGTTGGTGTCGTCGTTCATCTGACCTGAGTTGTCAGGCATAACCGCCGCGCTTCAGCTTTGGTTGGCAAGAGGTTGAGTGGTGTTGAGGAAACAGCAGCGGCCAAACGCGGGCCAAAAAAAGACCGGATTGCTCCGGCCTTTCGTACTTCTCTCAACTTTATTTGTCGTCGCGGCGGCCCGAGCCACCCCAGCCCATATCGCGCCGGGCGCGTGGGCGAGAGTCGCTGTCTGAGCTGCCGCCACTGCTCGTTTCGCGGCGGGGGGCGCTGCGGTCGCCTTGATAGCTGCCGCCTTCACGGTTGCCCTGATAGCCGCCGCTGCTGCTCTCGCGGGGCTTGAATCCACCACGGTCGCCGCCGCCTTGGTATCCGCCGCTTCCACCGCTACGCTCGCCACGGTCTTCGCGGGGGCGGAAGCCGCCTTCACGGTTGCCCTGATACCCGCCGCTGCTGCCGCCTCTGTCGTTGCCACGGTCTTCACGGGGTTTGAAGCCGCCTTCGCGGTTGCCCTGATAGCCGCCGCTGCCGCCGCCTCTGTCGTTGCCACGGTCTTCACGGGGACGGAAACCACCTTCACGGTTGCCCTGATAACCACCGCTTCCACCGCTACGCTCGCCACGGTCTTCGCGGGGGCGGAAGCCGCCTTCACGGTTGCCCTGATACCCGCCGCTGCTGCGCTCGCCGCCTCTGTCGTTGCCACGGTCTTCGCGGGGCTTGAAGCCGCCGCGTTCAGCATTTTCGCGGCCCGCACCTGCACCCGCGCCCTGACTTTCGCGCAGTTCGCGCATCTCGCGGCGCAGGCCACGGATTTCTTTGCCCTGCTCGTCAA
This region includes:
- a CDS encoding aminopeptidase produces the protein MTSSHPASSTAPDSNTADFQRLLAGYAELLVKVGVNLQPGGKLLVNAPLEAADLARLVARSAYQAGALSVVVRYVDEQLARLKMDAAPDAAIEYVPSWLPDEALRMIEDSYSFLTLDGSDPDLMAGADPERLAKTATLRAAVMRPVSQKMMGFEAAWCIGAISIPSWAIKVYPELAPEEAVSALWRDIFKVTRADTPDPVAAWQAHIARLGKVRDFLNTQHFASLHFADPNGETDLTVGLAEGHLWAGVEDHTKAGVKIVPNMPTDEVFTAPHRDRVDGVAVASKPLLVRGETVEGIRVRFESGKVVEASAHSGEATFLKLLDTDEGARHIGEVALVAASAPVAQTGRLFYNTLFDENAASHLALGRAYPFTFSQDPAQSGGNDSLIHEDWMIGTPSMNVDGVKPDGSRVTLMRGGEWAIEGLTT
- a CDS encoding hemolysin family protein: MSALLPSFILLVLTALNALYVAAEFATVGARRSRLQERADGGNAKAKTLAGILHDPRRLDDYVAACQVGITLTSLLSGAYGQAQLAPLLTPYLGEVGGAAAATVVVLLIITVLQVVLGELLPKTVALRYPERLALALLKPMQFSLVLFRPLITLLNGAASQILRRVGVGGEHSHTHVHSPDELQALFSASAKGGLIDAAERQMLAGVLNIEDRVVREIMTPRTRLVTVGHAEHLADALGRLSTSAYTRFPVIGEGGIDDVVGVVNLRTLYLRSRQRPEAAVATIMYKPLIVADATAVPLLWRKLREAGRHSAIVVDEYGGVAGMVTLEDAIEEIFGDLQDEFDQEDEAYSQVERRVSVRGDLLIDDVNAELRLELPTEEADTISGLIWAEMGRLPMVGDEVRVGELVMRVESMERRAVRRISFDREDNQSIIVTSKKRGEA
- a CDS encoding GIY-YIG nuclease family protein, whose protein sequence is MTQTQPRAYKNFTPRMGIYVLRCPASDLTLLDFSPHVEGGVNRVRFQLDAGVYPDKDIQRRWTERGPDAFELEVLDELAYDPSKPADHDYSAELTELEALHRERLRLVLRPRNARGLR
- a CDS encoding FAD-binding dehydrogenase, yielding MTLQPADVIVVGAGLAGLVAAAEVADAGKTVLLLDQEGEQSLGGQAFWSLGGLFLVDSPEQRRLGIHDSHELASQDWLNTAGFDRPEDHWPRQWAQAYLAFAAGEKRSWLRSQGVQFFPAVGWAERGGQGAGGPGNSVPRFHIVWGSGPGIVEPFERRVRQHVQAGRIQFAFRHRVRGLTLSAGRVTGVHGDVLESSEAARGERSSRVVVGEFDLTAGATILTSGGIGGNPELVRQNWPTERLGPAPAFMITGVPAHVDGQMQLAAQAAGASLINPDRMWHYTEGIRNWNPIWPGHGIRVLPGPSSLWLDPSGRRLPFPHYPGFDTLGTLQHITRNGYPYTWFLLNRAIIKKEFSLSGSEQNPDWTNRDIGLSLKRAGRNVQGPVQAFMDHGADFVVRSNLPDLVRGMNELIGNEAVNYETVEREVRERDIQTHNDVGKDTQLALVRSARALLSERLTRVVRPAPILNPADGPLIAVKMNILTRKTLGGLETDLQARVLAPGGAVMPGLYAAGEVAGFGGGGVHGYRALEGTFLGGCLFSGRIAGRSVAQEV
- a CDS encoding metalloregulator ArsR/SmtB family transcription factor, whose product is MNNVQDAADFFKALSHPARVLLVRLTWERARSGEELCKLLNLSAATVSHHLAQLDDAGLITAEQSGHHRFYRAHQAAFAPTLAQLVRAESKQPPSRTEAERYRAKVIQTFLKGGKLSAIPAQRKKRDVILEVLVNEFEVGREYPEREVNELLGTYHPDFFTLRRELIMRGLLERGNGVYWRPTEQAAVNPLAQEA
- a CDS encoding hemolysin family protein, with translation MSTYLVPILIILVLVVVNGVFVAAEFSLLAARVSRLESLAKEGNAAARALTQVMSSAQNKDRYIAVAQLGITLASIGLGMYGEHELAGWLYAPFERLGLGEGAAHSAGAVISLLAITFMHIVFGEMIPKGLALQLPESTSLSVSPLMRLFAVIFAPLVWLLSGMAVGLMRLLGIRDPGENSFLYSSRELAIVTRESAEGGQIDDAQQNLIQNIFALEDHTAAELMTPRTRLKALSISASAEAIHTLIAEAPRSRFPVYEESLDNIVGVLHIKDFIRARSLLGNKAGAGAGFNLRRLLRKLPSVAESETAEDLLALFKRERVHAALVVDEYGGTLGFVTMDDLIEDVIELDEDDPRIIHNPDGSYSLDGEVTLSELRDDLGFKLVSDDANTVAGLVLAAYGTLPPAGITVHVQNVDLTAEAVEGLRITRVRLRQVDGV